Proteins found in one Artemia franciscana chromosome 13, ASM3288406v1, whole genome shotgun sequence genomic segment:
- the LOC136034345 gene encoding uncharacterized protein LOC136034345, with protein sequence MKEPPANYFLAIKIKNVQITINASILQNHIIEKDPSLGKAIIKQNSFHLTLKVLHLKNSSEVELKRNAFVKAVEKNQQEFTNDQLYLEFQGIGEFFEQNLYAKLNSENIVKTRLNPVLEEITKEITKSGVQLANQESWKPHLTLVNIRKVNKLRKEARKLNSSLTSDFKNMGFGRELVLSIQLLSMTGPKSK encoded by the coding sequence ATGAAAGAACCTCCAGCAAATTACTTTCTCGCCATCAAAATCAAGAACGTTCAAATAACAATTAATGCTTCAATATTACAAAATCATATAATAGAAAAAGATCCCAGCTTGGGAAAGGCCATAATCAAACAAAACTCTTTCCATCTTACATTAAAAGTCTTACACCTGAAAAATAGTAGCGAAGTTGAACTCAAAAGAAATGCTTTCGTAAAGGCCgtagagaaaaatcaacaagaatTTACAAATGACCAACTATATCTTGAGTTTCAAGGCATCGGAGAATTCTTTGAACAAAATCTATATGCGAAGTTAAATAGCGAAAATATAGTTAAGACACGCTTAAATCCAGTTTTAGAAGAGATTACTAAGGAAATCACCAAAAGCGGTGTACAACTCGCAAATCAAGAAAGCTGGAAGCCACATCTAACGTTGGTAAAcataagaaaagtaaacaagCTAAGGAAAGAGGCAAGAAAACTTAACTCCTCCCTAACATCCGACTTTAAAAACATGGGATTTGGAAGGGAATTAGTGCTAAGTATACAACTACTATCGATGACTGGACCAAAAAGCAAATAG